A stretch of the Saprospiraceae bacterium genome encodes the following:
- a CDS encoding acyltransferase: protein MKIIRVLSAYIRFIFHKLYYLKSLRGSWIGLMFWNAKILIESNGDLKLGKKIILSDYSELKAIGSLVIGSKVFVNKYSRIISLDNIQIGSNVLIAQFVTILDHDHNRIMHHGNMIFENYNTGPVYIGDNVLIGDKVTILKGSHIGNNVVIGANCVINGLIPSNSIVSFKKDSQIILKNKIEDAKI from the coding sequence ATGAAAATTATTAGAGTATTAAGTGCATATATCAGGTTTATATTCCATAAGCTATATTATTTAAAATCTTTGAGGGGTTCGTGGATTGGTTTAATGTTTTGGAATGCTAAAATCTTGATAGAATCCAATGGGGATTTAAAGTTGGGAAAAAAAATAATTCTGTCAGATTATTCTGAACTAAAGGCAATTGGGTCATTAGTTATTGGATCTAAAGTATTTGTCAATAAGTATAGTAGAATTATTTCACTAGATAATATTCAGATAGGAAGTAATGTATTAATAGCTCAATTTGTAACTATTTTGGATCATGATCATAATAGAATTATGCATCACGGCAACATGATTTTTGAGAATTACAACACTGGCCCTGTTTATATCGGTGACAATGTGCTTATTGGTGATAAAGTTACTATTTTAAAGGGTAGTCATATTGGCAATAACGTAGTCATTGGTGCAAATTGTGTAATTAATGGTTTAATTCCTTCAAATAGTATTGTTTCATTTAAAAAAGATTCTCAAATAATTCTTAAGAATAAAATAGAGGATGCCAAAATATGA
- a CDS encoding ribonuclease → MKQLRVYIIAAFLLLLIVSVLIFKQQNSPQVFSASSNKEAIENKSQPNVSTEDGLKTPKEAAIPGYVIETLNYILKYDKAPKGYVGGRIYFNRNKVLPQLDASQRKIQYREWDVHPKQPGKNRGAERLVTGSDLSAYFTKDHYNNFIKINL, encoded by the coding sequence ATGAAACAGCTACGGGTTTATATCATTGCTGCATTTCTCCTTCTTCTTATTGTATCTGTTTTAATATTTAAGCAACAAAACAGCCCTCAGGTTTTTTCAGCTAGCTCCAACAAGGAAGCTATTGAGAACAAATCACAACCCAATGTTTCCACAGAGGATGGATTAAAAACACCAAAGGAAGCAGCTATTCCAGGCTATGTAATTGAAACTTTAAATTACATTCTTAAGTACGATAAGGCACCAAAGGGCTATGTAGGGGGTCGTATTTATTTTAACCGAAACAAAGTACTGCCACAACTGGATGCTTCTCAAAGAAAAATTCAATACCGGGAATGGGATGTACATCCAAAACAACCCGGAAAGAACCGGGGTGCAGAACGATTGGTAACCGGCTCTGATTTATCTGCTTATTTTACGAAAGACCATTACAATAACTTTATTAAAATCAATTTATGA
- a CDS encoding efflux RND transporter periplasmic adaptor subunit codes for MKTINLLTSCAVIILLTACGKPTEIKDPKIRLAELKNQLKDLNAQIKELEILVAANDTSFSFSKSKLVKIDTPQKRDFKHYIEVQGIVDANNNILAAPQMPGVVTSILVKEGDLVSPGKILAVLDGATIRKGMDEVKTGLSLANTMYEKQKRLWEQNIGSEAQYLQAKNQKDQLELKLKTLESQLAMTYIKSPIQGTVDQVNLKIGEIASPGFAGVRVVNNKNLKIKAELSDSYIGKIKIGDKVTLFDQAGNQNLESKIIFVGKTINLTRRTFLAEVALPAGGSNFMSNQTLKIKINNGLIKNTYVISSNLVQKSIQGEHYILVAEESNGNWYAKKRIIEPGIEYNGETQIKSGISSGDRIITVGYNELVDGQQIAL; via the coding sequence ATGAAGACTATTAATTTATTGACTAGTTGTGCTGTAATTATCTTATTAACTGCTTGCGGCAAACCAACTGAAATCAAAGACCCAAAAATTCGTCTGGCTGAATTAAAAAATCAGCTAAAAGACCTAAACGCCCAGATAAAAGAATTGGAGATCCTCGTGGCCGCCAACGATACCAGTTTTTCATTTTCAAAATCCAAACTGGTAAAAATTGACACCCCACAAAAAAGGGATTTCAAACATTACATCGAAGTACAAGGAATTGTAGATGCAAACAACAATATTTTAGCAGCTCCACAGATGCCGGGTGTAGTTACATCTATCCTGGTAAAAGAAGGTGACCTGGTAAGTCCTGGGAAAATTCTTGCTGTTTTAGATGGAGCCACTATCCGCAAAGGAATGGATGAAGTAAAAACTGGATTGTCCCTGGCGAATACCATGTATGAAAAACAAAAAAGATTGTGGGAACAAAACATTGGAAGTGAAGCACAATACCTTCAGGCTAAAAATCAAAAAGATCAATTGGAATTGAAATTAAAAACCCTGGAATCCCAATTGGCTATGACGTATATCAAATCTCCCATTCAAGGTACTGTAGATCAGGTAAATTTAAAAATTGGTGAAATCGCCAGCCCGGGATTTGCAGGTGTGCGCGTTGTCAATAATAAAAATTTGAAAATTAAAGCCGAATTGAGTGATTCTTATATTGGCAAAATTAAAATCGGAGATAAAGTAACTCTTTTTGATCAGGCCGGTAATCAAAATCTGGAATCCAAAATCATTTTTGTTGGCAAAACCATTAACCTGACACGACGTACTTTTTTAGCAGAGGTTGCATTGCCTGCAGGAGGTTCAAACTTTATGAGCAATCAGACGCTGAAAATTAAAATCAACAATGGTTTAATTAAAAATACCTATGTCATTTCAAGCAATCTGGTTCAAAAAAGCATTCAAGGAGAACATTACATTCTGGTAGCTGAAGAATCCAATGGAAATTGGTATGCTAAAAAACGGATAATTGAACCCGGCATCGAATACAATGGCGAAACACAAATTAAATCCGGAATTTCTTCTGGCGACCGAATTATTACAGTTGGTTACAACGAATTGGTAGACGGCCAACAAATTGCTCTTTAA
- a CDS encoding O-antigen ligase family protein codes for MKGFDRFIWILFCVYVFMLPFENISKVIWQIESPYRPYRVLALLIGVLIIISRKPNNLKFYNNDLKLAWVYLFGLIPSAIAWSKGMLLAESFWLTSLQYFIVLWIFLLIKSLPVQLKEIYTCLNVFCFGVVINSLYMIYLFGFNDLGRQSGFMDNPNFAAFACNVAFTFFLYQFFHEPATRFQTTGWLIAVVILLFGLLVTGSRSALISFAASIVLVVFYRFNFKNTLSKLTLLLLPLGCLTLFIDFNSLVDAIPAWNRLVTLAGKEEARSTLWLQGIEAFKDSNFIGLGIEQFKNPQNYSRYVGATENVSVANQAGLVLHNDYLTVLVEYGILAFICFVGFYMGIIRRLNSSYFNNPNLFVFKICFWNMAIFSMFASSFQSHSLWFVYIFLTFVSNRDIKMDKI; via the coding sequence GTGAAAGGCTTTGATCGCTTTATTTGGATCTTATTCTGTGTGTATGTATTCATGCTGCCTTTTGAGAATATTTCCAAAGTAATATGGCAAATAGAAAGCCCTTATAGACCCTATAGAGTGCTCGCTTTGTTAATTGGTGTGTTAATAATTATAAGTAGAAAACCCAATAATCTTAAATTTTATAATAATGATTTAAAATTGGCTTGGGTATATTTATTTGGTTTGATACCCAGTGCCATTGCCTGGTCTAAAGGCATGCTGTTGGCTGAGAGTTTTTGGTTGACTTCATTACAGTATTTTATTGTGCTTTGGATTTTTTTATTAATTAAATCATTACCGGTACAACTAAAAGAAATTTATACTTGTCTCAATGTATTTTGTTTTGGAGTTGTCATAAACAGTTTGTATATGATCTACCTGTTTGGATTTAATGATTTAGGCAGGCAAAGTGGTTTTATGGACAATCCTAATTTTGCAGCTTTTGCATGTAATGTGGCTTTTACTTTTTTTTTATATCAGTTTTTTCATGAGCCTGCAACAAGGTTTCAAACAACTGGGTGGTTGATAGCTGTTGTGATCTTGCTTTTCGGCTTGTTGGTTACCGGTTCACGCAGTGCTTTGATTTCTTTTGCCGCATCCATTGTACTCGTTGTTTTTTACAGATTTAATTTTAAGAACACGCTGTCGAAATTAACTTTGTTGCTGTTGCCATTAGGGTGCTTGACATTATTTATTGACTTTAATAGCTTGGTAGATGCAATACCTGCCTGGAATCGATTGGTGACTTTGGCAGGAAAGGAGGAAGCGAGATCTACCTTATGGTTGCAGGGGATTGAAGCTTTCAAGGATTCAAACTTTATAGGCTTGGGGATTGAGCAATTTAAGAATCCACAAAATTACAGTCGTTACGTTGGAGCAACTGAAAATGTTAGCGTTGCAAATCAGGCAGGTTTGGTATTACACAACGATTACCTTACGGTATTGGTTGAATATGGGATTTTGGCATTTATCTGTTTTGTGGGTTTTTATATGGGTATAATACGGAGATTGAATTCAAGTTATTTTAATAATCCAAATTTATTTGTTTTTAAAATATGCTTTTGGAATATGGCTATTTTTTCAATGTTCGCTTCTAGTTTTCAGTCGCATTCACTTTGGTTTGTGTATATTTTTTTGACTTTTGTATCCAACAGAGATATTAAAATGGATAAGATTTAA
- a CDS encoding oligosaccharide flippase family protein, which translates to MSSFNHSIRNFVTKLIVSGLAFLIFLYVPKLLGPELFGILSFQTAFVGLLIPLSSFGFGAGIVYLISSTKYAVKDVSYTVFKLAFILAVFNAALVFVIYQLGFLQSFDAGIHTIQVFYFSFAIFCQSLSFVLGRLYYGNSDFKILNIIEISISLINPILLIALFFILGSTNTNFLYLSFLGVSLIGLLFHIYYARRFWNLNDYNKEFVSDAGSYGLQAWPGDLAVRANLRMDQLILISFSSASALGVYNIAVKLVELVWLIPDALGPVLFNRIAKQQNSSESLELIAKLHRLLLSFSLVMLIFLTLICYYLLIPYFLGADYADMMIPFILLIPGSLFLISSKIVTKLFSATGQVKWTSQISIFGALASIIGYFILIPLWGMQGAAIASTIGYFCLSLAGWILLAKNYPIQLLDFFDIRLDDWVWLFSNLKQWYQSKTNLQINTGERL; encoded by the coding sequence TTGAGTTCGTTTAATCATTCGATAAGAAATTTTGTGACCAAGCTTATCGTAAGTGGTCTTGCTTTTTTAATTTTCTTATATGTTCCAAAACTTCTTGGTCCGGAATTATTTGGTATTTTAAGTTTTCAAACGGCATTTGTTGGTTTATTAATTCCTTTAAGTTCTTTTGGATTTGGCGCGGGCATCGTTTATTTAATAAGTTCAACAAAGTATGCTGTTAAAGATGTCAGCTACACGGTATTTAAACTTGCGTTCATACTCGCTGTCTTTAATGCTGCTCTGGTTTTTGTTATTTATCAACTGGGATTTTTACAATCTTTTGATGCAGGTATTCATACTATCCAGGTATTTTATTTTTCTTTTGCCATTTTTTGTCAATCCTTGAGTTTTGTCCTGGGACGTCTATATTATGGTAATTCTGATTTTAAAATATTAAATATAATAGAAATCAGTATCAGTTTAATCAACCCGATTTTATTGATTGCTTTGTTTTTTATTTTAGGAAGTACCAATACTAATTTCTTATACCTTTCCTTTTTAGGGGTATCCCTTATTGGATTGCTATTTCATATTTACTATGCACGTCGCTTTTGGAATCTTAATGATTACAACAAAGAATTTGTTAGTGATGCAGGTTCTTACGGATTGCAAGCCTGGCCGGGAGACCTGGCGGTTCGGGCTAATTTGAGAATGGATCAATTGATTTTGATTTCATTTAGTTCGGCAAGTGCTTTGGGTGTTTATAATATTGCTGTTAAACTGGTCGAGTTAGTTTGGTTGATTCCCGATGCATTGGGTCCTGTATTGTTTAACCGGATTGCTAAGCAACAGAATTCTAGTGAATCGTTAGAATTGATTGCGAAGTTGCACAGACTGCTCTTGAGTTTCAGTTTGGTTATGCTGATATTTCTGACATTAATATGTTATTACCTCCTCATTCCCTATTTCTTAGGAGCTGATTATGCAGACATGATGATTCCATTTATTTTATTGATTCCTGGCAGTTTGTTTCTTATCTCATCCAAAATAGTTACGAAATTGTTTTCTGCTACGGGTCAGGTAAAATGGACCAGTCAAATCAGTATTTTTGGAGCTTTGGCCAGTATCATTGGATATTTTATTTTAATTCCTTTATGGGGAATGCAAGGAGCTGCAATCGCCTCAACGATTGGTTATTTTTGCTTGTCATTGGCTGGTTGGATCTTGTTGGCGAAAAATTATCCCATTCAATTGTTAGACTTTTTTGACATTCGGTTGGATGATTGGGTATGGTTGTTTTCCAACTTGAAGCAATGGTATCAATCTAAAACTAACCTTCAAATCAATACCGGTGAAAGGCTTTGA
- a CDS encoding type I restriction enzyme HsdR N-terminal domain-containing protein has translation MASFEFKMVDWLASLKRQLLPKPMLFDPVRKKWMAETPEETVRQCLIQYLNLKHHIPLSRMAVEKQVAVYQLKKRFDLVVYNKMAQAFLLVECKAPQIQILQDVLDQAARYNIQLKAPYLMVSNGQLSLLCQIDFLKSTYQFTQELPDYPF, from the coding sequence ATGGCTTCATTTGAATTTAAGATGGTGGATTGGTTGGCTAGCCTAAAACGACAGCTTTTGCCAAAACCCATGTTGTTTGATCCTGTCCGTAAAAAATGGATGGCAGAAACTCCTGAAGAGACCGTACGCCAATGCCTGATCCAATACCTGAATTTAAAGCACCACATCCCTTTGAGTCGAATGGCTGTGGAAAAACAAGTCGCTGTTTATCAGTTAAAAAAACGCTTTGACCTGGTAGTTTACAATAAAATGGCGCAAGCCTTCTTATTGGTTGAATGCAAGGCCCCTCAGATTCAGATTTTACAAGATGTTTTGGATCAAGCTGCACGATACAATATTCAACTGAAAGCACCCTATCTCATGGTCAGTAATGGGCAGCTGAGTTTGCTTTGTCAAATTGATTTTTTGAAATCAACGTATCAATTTACTCAGGAGCTCCCGGACTACCCTTTTTAA
- a CDS encoding aspartate kinase: protein MKVFKFGGASVKNADGFRNVSAIVSKYGKSEPLVVVVSATGKTTNQLEELIAKKFTAPAESMQLLQLVKDKHLQIVKELFGEIPAELAQQIHEHCVEAEWVIEEEREMAYDYVYDQIICIGELISSRILSAWLQFNENAIEWIDARSIIQTDDTYRDGRVQWDITNDRIKNTLGPLLELQKVIVTQGFIASSPENNSTSLGREGSDYTAAILSSGLGADGMYIWKDVPGVLTADPDLFDHVTKLDRLSYTEAIEMTYYGCKVIHPKTIQPLKSKGIPLFVKSFLDPASEGTLISDDLDLEYPPIVVLEDDQSLIHFSSKDLSFIAEHHLAHLFELFKKHRVKVNMMRNTAISFSVCVRNDPQRIKALIKEVENEYKVLVDQDLELLTIRHYQDAMIPKLLEEKIVILEERIRKTLQMVVKNAPAIVPKKSTT from the coding sequence ATGAAAGTATTTAAATTTGGAGGAGCGTCAGTAAAAAATGCGGATGGATTTCGCAATGTTTCGGCTATCGTATCTAAATACGGAAAAAGTGAACCATTAGTGGTGGTAGTATCTGCAACAGGCAAAACGACCAATCAATTGGAGGAACTGATCGCGAAGAAATTTACAGCTCCTGCAGAGTCCATGCAATTGTTGCAGTTGGTTAAAGACAAACACCTTCAAATTGTAAAAGAATTATTTGGAGAAATTCCAGCTGAATTGGCTCAGCAAATTCACGAGCATTGTGTGGAGGCAGAATGGGTCATCGAGGAGGAACGCGAAATGGCTTATGATTATGTTTATGATCAGATTATTTGCATTGGAGAATTGATATCAAGCAGAATCTTAAGTGCCTGGTTGCAATTTAATGAAAATGCCATTGAATGGATCGATGCACGGAGTATTATCCAAACAGATGACACTTACAGAGATGGCAGGGTACAATGGGATATTACAAATGACCGGATAAAAAATACACTGGGTCCTTTATTAGAGCTCCAAAAAGTAATCGTTACCCAAGGGTTTATTGCTTCCAGTCCTGAAAATAATTCTACATCCTTGGGTCGCGAAGGATCTGATTATACTGCTGCTATTTTATCCAGTGGTCTTGGAGCAGATGGAATGTATATCTGGAAAGATGTACCCGGTGTCCTCACAGCAGATCCTGATTTGTTTGATCACGTTACTAAATTGGATCGCCTGAGTTATACTGAAGCCATTGAAATGACCTACTATGGCTGCAAAGTAATCCATCCTAAAACAATCCAACCGCTCAAAAGCAAAGGGATTCCATTATTTGTAAAATCATTTTTGGATCCTGCATCAGAAGGTACTTTGATTTCAGATGATTTGGATTTGGAGTATCCGCCCATTGTTGTGCTGGAAGATGACCAATCTTTAATTCATTTTTCATCTAAAGATCTATCGTTTATTGCTGAACATCATTTAGCGCATTTGTTTGAGTTGTTTAAAAAACATCGCGTTAAAGTAAATATGATGCGCAATACCGCAATTTCATTTTCTGTGTGTGTTCGTAATGATCCACAGCGAATTAAAGCTTTGATAAAGGAGGTAGAAAATGAATACAAAGTATTGGTCGATCAGGATTTGGAATTATTGACCATCAGACACTACCAGGATGCCATGATTCCGAAATTGCTGGAAGAAAAAATTGTAATACTGGAAGAACGCATTCGTAAAACCTTGCAAATGGTGGTAAAAAATGCACCGGCCATTGTACCTAAAAAAAGTACTACATAA
- a CDS encoding barstar family protein, with protein MKACIFGVHTTKEFQQQKFRNAFIARMDGACCRNSADFFSELKRQFELPDYFGNNLDALYDCMLDLEWIAQEQIILYMENADQLLADEVNDPDLIDDLVTTLDEICQSWLLMENEEFTPKNFKVIFQPISEFKEVLDRNEIVYKLL; from the coding sequence ATGAAAGCATGCATTTTTGGCGTCCATACCACCAAGGAATTTCAACAACAGAAATTCCGGAATGCATTTATAGCCAGAATGGATGGTGCGTGTTGCAGAAACTCTGCTGATTTTTTTTCAGAACTAAAACGGCAATTTGAATTGCCAGACTATTTTGGAAATAATCTGGATGCCTTGTATGATTGCATGCTCGATCTGGAATGGATTGCCCAGGAACAAATAATATTATACATGGAAAATGCAGATCAGTTACTGGCAGATGAAGTCAATGATCCTGATTTAATTGATGATTTGGTAACTACCCTGGATGAAATATGTCAATCCTGGTTGCTTATGGAGAATGAAGAATTTACTCCTAAAAACTTTAAAGTAATATTTCAACCCATTTCAGAGTTCAAAGAAGTTCTGGATCGGAATGAGATCGTTTATAAACTATTATAG
- a CDS encoding efflux RND transporter permease subunit: MNLENIKQLKFTNWCIHNSTSIYVITIIICLAGFVSYQRIPKELFPDIVIPTVSIATIYPGATPADIENLITKPIEKELKSVSGIKRIKSNSLSDFSLVIAEFNTDQDPKLCKQRVSDAVDKAKKDLPTDLKDDPQVQEFDFSEMPILNINIAGDFPLDRLKEYAEQLKDKIENNKEITRVDLIGGVDREIHVDVDLYKLNASGITFNDIENAIRGQNLNISAGELRINELRRNVRITGEFNDPKLIREIIVRSFTGTTVFLKDIATVEDNFKEKQDFARLDNQSVITLNVIKRSGENLIEATDKIYAIINEYKANKFPPGIKVKVTADTSENTRVQLHDLINTVILGFIFVVFILMFFMGFTNAFFVGLAVPLSCLVAFLIMPGLDMTMNVIVLFSLLLALGIIVDDAIVVIENTHRIFNKYKHLSIVEAAKYAAGEVFVPVLAGTLTTLMPFFPLLFWPGIIGKFMSHLPVTLIITLGASLFVAFVMNPVFAASFMKRDEPGKVETLASYRKVFIFFIGLALLGYFSMGKGLGNFAVFCILLILLYHFVFSKLIFLFQTKWWPAVLNAYRSLLRILIKGYRPLGVILSVFVLLIASFIYYGSTNPQIEAFPDGQPNFAFVYCKLPIGSDANVTDSITQVIENRVYKVVGKDNPIVSSIISNIGLGAGDPQNPDRVATPNKSKVSVAFVRFADRGGKSTRAVLDSLREEFKTGIPGAEISVEKENNGPPVGKPISIEITGDDFDALDKISRQLMKGIEANKIEGIDGLKSDLQISKPEIVIDIDEEKAQREGISLAQVALELRTALFGKEVSKYRDQNDDYPIQLRIKESNRDKLEELLNLNVSFMDMSTQRFKQIPISSIATISYGNSISTINRKNQKRVLTLASDVVTGFNPSAIIAQIKDLAAQMDLPEGYEINFSGEQEELQETIDFLGVAFGTALALMFLILVTQFNSVVKPAIIFSTVLFSLIGIALGFGFFNITLSAVMTGVGIFSLAGIVVRNGILLIEFTDELRHRGTPVEEAVVEGGATRITPVILTALSAILGLIPLGIGVNMDFESLFTNFDPKFYLGGDNVAFWGPLAWTIIFGLITSTFLTLLVVPAMYMLGFKTREKSRKLIAKYF, encoded by the coding sequence ATGAATCTTGAAAATATCAAGCAATTAAAATTTACAAACTGGTGCATTCACAATTCAACCAGTATTTATGTTATAACGATCATTATCTGCTTGGCAGGTTTTGTTTCCTATCAACGGATTCCCAAAGAATTGTTTCCAGATATTGTCATCCCTACGGTTTCAATTGCAACCATTTATCCAGGTGCAACTCCTGCTGATATTGAAAACCTGATCACCAAACCCATTGAGAAAGAATTAAAATCAGTAAGTGGTATTAAACGGATTAAAAGCAATTCGCTTTCTGATTTCTCTTTGGTAATTGCAGAGTTTAATACCGATCAGGATCCTAAATTGTGTAAACAACGCGTTTCAGATGCCGTTGATAAGGCTAAAAAAGATTTGCCTACCGATTTAAAAGATGATCCTCAAGTTCAGGAATTTGATTTTAGTGAAATGCCCATCCTGAATATCAATATTGCCGGAGATTTTCCACTCGATCGTTTGAAAGAATATGCAGAGCAATTAAAAGATAAAATAGAAAACAACAAAGAGATTACCCGGGTCGATCTGATTGGTGGTGTAGACCGGGAAATTCATGTTGATGTAGATCTATATAAATTAAACGCATCCGGCATCACCTTCAATGATATTGAAAATGCGATACGAGGTCAGAATTTAAATATTTCTGCCGGTGAATTGCGCATTAACGAATTGCGTCGGAATGTCAGGATTACCGGAGAATTTAACGATCCCAAATTAATCCGTGAAATCATTGTACGTTCATTTACAGGTACTACTGTATTTCTAAAAGACATTGCAACGGTAGAAGATAATTTTAAAGAAAAGCAGGATTTTGCCCGATTAGATAATCAATCTGTCATCACCTTGAATGTCATTAAACGAAGTGGTGAAAATCTCATTGAAGCAACGGACAAAATATATGCCATCATCAACGAATATAAAGCCAATAAATTTCCACCGGGTATCAAAGTAAAAGTGACGGCCGATACTTCAGAAAATACGCGTGTTCAATTGCATGACTTAATAAATACGGTAATCCTTGGATTTATTTTCGTGGTATTCATCCTGATGTTTTTTATGGGTTTTACCAATGCATTCTTTGTCGGATTAGCAGTCCCCTTATCCTGTTTAGTAGCATTTCTGATTATGCCGGGATTGGATATGACTATGAATGTAATTGTACTTTTCTCTTTATTACTGGCACTGGGGATTATCGTAGATGACGCCATCGTCGTTATTGAAAATACACACCGGATCTTTAATAAATACAAACACCTCAGCATTGTTGAAGCGGCCAAATATGCCGCAGGTGAAGTTTTTGTGCCTGTATTGGCCGGTACCCTTACCACACTCATGCCTTTTTTTCCATTGCTATTCTGGCCGGGCATCATTGGTAAATTCATGTCTCACCTTCCGGTAACCTTGATTATTACACTGGGTGCTTCCTTATTTGTAGCCTTTGTGATGAATCCGGTTTTTGCTGCAAGTTTCATGAAGCGAGACGAACCCGGCAAAGTAGAAACTTTAGCAAGTTATCGCAAAGTATTTATTTTCTTTATTGGTCTGGCGCTATTAGGTTATTTCAGTATGGGCAAAGGCCTTGGCAATTTTGCAGTTTTTTGCATCCTACTAATTTTACTTTACCACTTTGTTTTTTCTAAATTAATTTTCTTATTCCAAACAAAATGGTGGCCTGCAGTATTAAATGCATATAGAAGTTTATTGAGAATTTTAATTAAAGGATATCGTCCGCTTGGTGTTATCCTGAGTGTCTTTGTTTTATTGATTGCAAGTTTTATTTATTACGGAAGTACCAATCCACAGATTGAAGCATTTCCAGACGGTCAACCCAATTTTGCATTTGTCTATTGCAAATTACCTATTGGATCCGATGCAAATGTAACAGACTCTATCACACAGGTTATAGAAAACCGGGTTTACAAAGTCGTTGGAAAAGACAATCCTATTGTTAGTTCAATTATCTCAAATATAGGTCTTGGAGCCGGTGATCCGCAAAATCCGGATCGGGTTGCTACGCCCAATAAAAGCAAAGTATCTGTTGCCTTTGTCCGATTTGCAGATCGTGGTGGCAAATCTACCCGTGCCGTATTGGATTCTCTTCGGGAAGAGTTTAAAACAGGAATTCCCGGTGCTGAAATCAGTGTAGAAAAAGAAAATAACGGTCCGCCGGTTGGTAAACCAATCTCCATAGAAATCACTGGAGATGATTTTGATGCTTTGGATAAAATCAGCCGGCAATTAATGAAAGGCATCGAAGCAAATAAAATTGAAGGGATTGATGGTTTGAAATCTGATTTGCAAATTTCAAAACCAGAAATTGTCATTGACATTGATGAAGAAAAAGCCCAACGCGAAGGGATCAGTTTGGCTCAGGTTGCACTGGAATTACGCACTGCCTTATTTGGAAAAGAAGTTTCTAAATACAGAGACCAGAATGATGACTATCCAATCCAATTGCGGATCAAAGAAAGCAATCGCGACAAACTGGAAGAATTATTGAATTTAAATGTATCGTTTATGGATATGTCCACCCAACGATTTAAACAAATTCCAATCAGTTCGATTGCCACAATTTCTTATGGTAATTCCATTTCCACGATCAATAGAAAAAATCAAAAAAGAGTTTTGACCTTGGCTTCAGATGTAGTCACAGGATTTAATCCATCTGCAATCATAGCTCAAATAAAAGACCTCGCAGCTCAAATGGATTTACCTGAAGGATATGAAATAAATTTTTCTGGCGAACAAGAAGAACTACAAGAAACGATTGACTTTTTAGGTGTTGCATTTGGTACTGCACTCGCTTTAATGTTTTTGATCCTGGTTACTCAATTCAATTCTGTAGTAAAACCAGCTATTATATTTAGTACGGTATTGTTCTCATTGATTGGGATTGCATTGGGATTCGGATTTTTTAACATTACCTTGAGTGCGGTCATGACGGGTGTTGGTATTTTCTCATTGGCTGGAATTGTTGTGCGAAACGGAATCTTGCTGATCGAATTTACGGACGAGCTTCGACATCGGGGGACACCGGTTGAAGAAGCTGTTGTTGAAGGTGGTGCAACGAGGATCACCCCAGTGATACTTACAGCACTGTCTGCCATACTTGGATTGATCCCATTGGGAATTGGTGTTAACATGGATTTTGAAAGTCTGTTTACCAATTTTGATCCTAAATTTTATTTGGGCGGTGATAACGTGGCTTTTTGGGGACCACTTGCCTGGACCATAATATTTGGATTAATCACTTCTACTTTTTTAACCTTGTTAGTTGTTCCAGCAATGTATATGTTAGGATTCAAAACAAGGGAAAAATCCCGTAAATTGATTGCTAAATATTTTTGA